ACCGCTGACGCGAAGCATAACCGGATACGCAGCCGAAGGACCGGACTGCAATATCTTGATATTGCCGCGCACATCCGGAAATTCCGCCGCCAACAATTCATGCGCCTTGCGTGCAAGAGCTTCCCTTCCTTTCACATCCGTACTCGTAAAGACGAATTGTGCATAATTGGTATCCGGCAGAACCGGATCGAAGGTCAACACAAAACGAGGGCCTCCCTGCCCTGTATAGTAAGCGTAATTCACTACATTAGGATCTTCGTCAAAGTAGTTTGCAAAGCGGGCAGCTTCCTTCTCCGTAGCCTGAATGGCAGCCCCCTCTGGCAAGCGCATTTCTACGATCAGTTCCGGCCTTGCTGAAGCCGGAAAGAATTCTTGCCTGACCAGTCCCAAAAGCAAAACAGAGCCGACAAAGCATGCTGCGGTAACCGTTAGCACTTTTTTTCTGTGCAACAAGCACCATGATAGCGTTTTGCGAAACATAAGATAAAACTTAGTATTATACGCATCTTTTTCATGCGCTTTTGGTGAAACTTTGATCAGCTTATATCCCAAAAGAGGCGTTACCAGTACGGAAACCAACCAAGAAATAAGCAAGGCAATGGTAATTACGGAAAATATGCTTCCAACAAATTCCGAAGCTGATCCCTTAGAAAAACCGACCGGAATAAAGCCGGCACAGGTAATTAAAGTTCCTGTTAACATCGGAAAAGCCGTTGAAGTATAGGCGTAGCAAGCCGCCTCAAAGCGAGTGCAGCCCTGCTCTAGCTTAACAATCATCATTTCCACGGCAATAATCGCGTCGTCAACCAACAACCCCAGGGCTATGATCAACGCCCCTAAGGAAATTTTATGGAGATCAATGCCAAAAATCTTCATGGAAATAAAAACGCCCGTAATGATCAAAGGAATGCACAAGGCGACCACAACGCCGGAACGTACGCCCAAACTAATAAAACTAACAATCAGCACAATAATAATGGCTTCCGCCAAAGACTTTACAAACTCGTCAATCGATTCCTTGACGACCTTGGGCTGATTCGAAAACGAAGACAAATCCAAACCAGCAGGTAAGTCTTTTTGAATTTGAGCCACTGTTTTTTCTAGGTTATTCCCTAATTTGAGAATGTTTCCCCCTTTTTCCATCGACAAAGACAATCCAATTGCTGGCTGACCATTATAAAACATCTTCGAATCTGCAGGATCAACATAGCCTCGCGTGATTTTCGCAATATCGCCTAAGCGAAAGGTTCGCCCATTCGCTCGGATCGGAAGCTCTTTCAAATTCTCAAGATTTTCAAAGGCCCCGGTGACTCGCAAATGCACATTATCAGTCGAGGTTTGAAGCATACCGGAATCCGCCATGGAGTTTTGCGTTTGCACTGCATTCGTAATATCAGTAGTCGCAATACCGAGTTGAGCCAGTTTTACCGTTTCGATTTCAATATATATTTTTTCCGCTTGCACCCCCGTGAGTTCAACTTTTTTTACATTGGGTACGGTTAATAGGATTCTGCGAATTTTTTCCGCATGCGCGCGCAGCTCCTCATAGCTATAGCCATCACCGGTTAAGGCGTAAATACAACCAAACACATCATCAAAACGGTCATTAAAATACGGTCCTTGAACTCCGCTGGGAAGGGTGTCTTTGATATCGTTAACCATGTTGCGCACTTCCAGCCAAATAGGCCGTATTTGGCTGTCGCTGACAGCGTCGTCCTTCAAGACAACGGAAATCTTAGACTGCCCTGGAGTGGACTGGCTTTTTAAATAATCCAAGCCAGGAGTGTCCTGCAGCTTTTTTTCTATTTTATCGGTGACCTGCTCTTCGATTTGCCGCGCCGTCGCTCCAGGCCAATTTACAGTCACTATCATTTCACGAATCGTAAAATCAGGATCTTCCATTCTGCCTAGATTTTGATAGGAGTAAATCCCACCCAGAAATACAATCCCGACAAAAAAATATACCAATGCCTTATGCTTTAATGCCCATTCTGTCAAATTGATTCGTTTCACGCTTTATTTCCTCCGGAGATTTTCACTTTTTGACCCTCACGCAGCCTATGAACGCCTGCGGTAACGATTACTTCTCCATTTTCAACGCCAGACAATATTTCAATGCTGGCATCTCTAAACGCACCGGTTTGAACGGGCCGCAGCTGAACAACTCCTTCTTTTACAACCCATACGCAAGGCGAATTGTTCGTCTGATAAATCGAAGATAAAGGCACCAGGGCCTTAACCGGGCCATTTGGGCTATCAGCAATTTCCACAGCAGCCGTCATGCCCAATTTTACCTCCGACGGTGCATTGAGCAGTGTTAAGCGCGCTTTATAGGTCCGTGTGACTGGATCGGCCATAGGGGAAATCTCGCGCACCCGCCCTTCTGTCGCAATATCGCCGAGCGCCCAAAAGGTTATTTTGATCTGCATTGCTTTGCGCAGCTCTTCCACTCGGTTTTCGGGAACATTGATTTCTACTTCCCTCTCGCCGTCTTGCACAAGCGTCAATACGGCTTGTCCCGCCCCGACAACCTGCCCGACCTCAACGTTTACATTGGATACAACGCCGTCTTTATCTGCATAAAGAATGCTATAGCCCAATTGATTAGCCCCTTGGGAATACTGGGCGCCTGCTTGCGCCGCAGAAGCCTTGGCCACTTCGTATGCACTTTGATACTGATCTAGCTGCGCTTGACTTATAGCTCCTTGCGAATACAACTGCCGGTAGCGATTTAAATTATTTTCCGCTAACTTGAGCTGTGATTCTGCAGAATACGTGGCAGCAACATTGCTGTTTACTACCTGCTGCAAATCTCTAGAGTCAATCTGCATAAGCGCATCGCCTGCATGAACAATGCTCCCTAATTCCACATAGCGTTTAATCAGCTTTCCCCCGACTTGAAACGATAATTGGCTTTCAAAACGTCCGCGCACTTCTCCCGAATATACATAATTCTGTTTGGTTCCAGCCGCCGTCACGCGCCCGGCTCGTACCAACAGAACCTCTTCGGTTGCCGTTTTCGCCTGACTATGTTCTTTCCAATAAAAGGCGCTAACAGCGCATAAGCACAGCACCACTGCTAGGC
This Anaeromusa acidaminophila DSM 3853 DNA region includes the following protein-coding sequences:
- a CDS encoding efflux RND transporter permease subunit — translated: MKRINLTEWALKHKALVYFFVGIVFLGGIYSYQNLGRMEDPDFTIREMIVTVNWPGATARQIEEQVTDKIEKKLQDTPGLDYLKSQSTPGQSKISVVLKDDAVSDSQIRPIWLEVRNMVNDIKDTLPSGVQGPYFNDRFDDVFGCIYALTGDGYSYEELRAHAEKIRRILLTVPNVKKVELTGVQAEKIYIEIETVKLAQLGIATTDITNAVQTQNSMADSGMLQTSTDNVHLRVTGAFENLENLKELPIRANGRTFRLGDIAKITRGYVDPADSKMFYNGQPAIGLSLSMEKGGNILKLGNNLEKTVAQIQKDLPAGLDLSSFSNQPKVVKESIDEFVKSLAEAIIIVLIVSFISLGVRSGVVVALCIPLIITGVFISMKIFGIDLHKISLGALIIALGLLVDDAIIAVEMMIVKLEQGCTRFEAACYAYTSTAFPMLTGTLITCAGFIPVGFSKGSASEFVGSIFSVITIALLISWLVSVLVTPLLGYKLIKVSPKAHEKDAYNTKFYLMFRKTLSWCLLHRKKVLTVTAACFVGSVLLLGLVRQEFFPASARPELIVEMRLPEGAAIQATEKEAARFANYFDEDPNVVNYAYYTGQGGPRFVLTFDPVLPDTNYAQFVFTSTDVKGREALARKAHELLAAEFPDVRGNIKILQSGPSAAYPVMLRVSGYDHNTVREIAEQVQSRMAASRNVTDVNLDWHEKSKVMHLHVDQDKARMLGVNSQTVAANLQALLSGATISEFREEDKTVGIVFRINPADRNDLSKIKDLAVPIGNGKFVPLDQIAKISFEAEEGLVWRRDLKPTITVQANTAEGVLGNDATQQAYEDLQDLRSALPPGYSIDIGGSTEMSVKAIGWLLGPVPVMLVIIVSLLMIQLQNISKMVLTLLTAPLGIIGVSLGLLVTGRPMGFVVQLGILALAGIIIRNSVILIDQIEQHIKQGEPLREAIVNAAITRFRPIMLTAAAAILAMIPLVSSIFWGPMAVAIAGGLLIATILTLLVLPTMYATLYRNELTEEGTSLKEEPYQ
- a CDS encoding efflux RND transporter periplasmic adaptor subunit → MNLIRKYTVLVEKKRYYCGLAVVLCLCAVSAFYWKEHSQAKTATEEVLLVRAGRVTAAGTKQNYVYSGEVRGRFESQLSFQVGGKLIKRYVELGSIVHAGDALMQIDSRDLQQVVNSNVAATYSAESQLKLAENNLNRYRQLYSQGAISQAQLDQYQSAYEVAKASAAQAGAQYSQGANQLGYSILYADKDGVVSNVNVEVGQVVGAGQAVLTLVQDGEREVEINVPENRVEELRKAMQIKITFWALGDIATEGRVREISPMADPVTRTYKARLTLLNAPSEVKLGMTAAVEIADSPNGPVKALVPLSSIYQTNNSPCVWVVKEGVVQLRPVQTGAFRDASIEILSGVENGEVIVTAGVHRLREGQKVKISGGNKA